A single genomic interval of Bradyrhizobium sp. AZCC 1693 harbors:
- a CDS encoding acetamidase/formamidase family protein — protein MCAGDDKTCPEFELHHSKFKERLDRERRSFLKSSFAAAGGAAALSAGGISLVTPEMAAAAERHQPAKRGYHHLPANADTVHWGYFSKKLKPQVEIDSGDFITIEALTHHANDDAERMVKGDLGAESVFLWTKDKKGVDRRGAGPMDASLFGRGAGEGLGVHILTGPVYVRGAEQGDVIELRIIDVAPRPCANPKYPGKAFGSNAAAWWGFHYKDLLTDPKPREVITIYEVDASGGRNWAKAAYNFRWTPQTDPSGVVHKTIDYPGVPVDHGTIQENHGILKNVRIPIRPHFGVIGLAPKEADMVDSIPPSYTGGNIDNWRIGKGATMYYPVAVEGGLLSVGDSHASQGDSELCGTAIECSLNGTFQIILHKKADLAATALEALDYPMLETQNEWLVHGFSFANYLDELGDKAQSDIYSKSSVDLALRDAFRKMRKFLMTTKKLTEDEAISLITVGVDFGITQVVDGNWGVHAVIKKDIFAGGEA, from the coding sequence ATGTGCGCAGGTGACGACAAGACGTGTCCGGAATTTGAACTGCACCATTCAAAATTCAAGGAAAGGCTTGATCGGGAGCGACGGTCGTTCCTGAAGTCGAGCTTCGCCGCCGCCGGCGGCGCAGCGGCGCTCAGCGCCGGCGGTATTTCGCTGGTGACGCCGGAGATGGCGGCCGCCGCCGAGAGGCATCAGCCGGCCAAGCGCGGCTATCATCATTTGCCCGCAAACGCCGACACGGTGCATTGGGGTTACTTCAGCAAAAAACTGAAGCCGCAGGTCGAGATCGATTCAGGTGACTTCATCACCATCGAGGCGTTGACCCACCATGCCAACGACGACGCCGAGCGCATGGTCAAGGGCGATCTCGGTGCCGAGAGCGTATTCCTGTGGACCAAGGATAAGAAGGGTGTCGACCGGCGGGGCGCAGGGCCGATGGATGCTTCGCTGTTCGGTCGCGGTGCCGGCGAAGGCCTGGGCGTCCATATCCTCACTGGACCGGTCTACGTCCGCGGCGCCGAGCAGGGTGATGTGATTGAGCTGCGGATTATCGATGTCGCGCCTCGGCCCTGCGCCAATCCAAAATATCCCGGCAAGGCGTTCGGCAGCAACGCGGCGGCATGGTGGGGCTTCCACTACAAGGATCTGCTTACCGATCCCAAGCCTCGCGAAGTCATTACCATCTACGAGGTCGATGCCAGTGGAGGACGTAACTGGGCGAAAGCGGCATACAATTTCAGATGGACGCCGCAGACGGATCCATCTGGTGTGGTGCATAAGACGATCGACTATCCGGGCGTCCCGGTCGACCACGGCACTATTCAGGAAAACCATGGCATCCTAAAGAACGTCCGTATCCCGATACGGCCGCATTTCGGTGTGATCGGGCTGGCACCTAAAGAGGCTGACATGGTCGATTCGATTCCGCCGAGCTACACCGGCGGCAACATCGACAATTGGCGGATCGGCAAAGGCGCGACCATGTATTATCCAGTCGCGGTTGAGGGCGGCCTGCTGTCCGTTGGCGACTCGCATGCCTCGCAGGGCGATTCCGAGTTGTGCGGTACAGCGATCGAATGCTCGCTGAATGGCACCTTCCAGATCATTCTTCACAAAAAGGCCGATCTGGCCGCCACTGCGCTCGAAGCTCTTGATTATCCGATGCTAGAGACTCAAAACGAGTGGCTCGTGCACGGCTTCAGCTTTGCCAATTACCTCGACGAACTCGGAGACAAGGCGCAATCCGATATCTACTCGAAATCATCGGTCGATCTTGCCTTGCGCGATGCGTTCCGCAAGATGCGCAAGTTCCTGATGACGACTAAGAAGCTGACGGAGGATGAGGCAATCTCTCTTATCACTGTCGGCGTCGACTTCGGCATCACCCAGGTGGTTGACGGCAACTGGGGCGTCCATGCGGTCATCAAGAAGGACATCTTCGCTGGTGGCGAGGCCTGA
- a CDS encoding Crp/Fnr family transcriptional regulator, giving the protein MGRSASAGNRLLTALPPADLALLAPHLQKVSLEQDAVVIRAGDRRHHVYFPHSGAISFMLGLPSGEMIATAVIGREGAIGALSVLGPSFLSSVTAVVRVAGIASQISVSRFHAAYMESGAIRHVVEAHTRSILMQFQHVSACNGLHSVEARMARWLLHLHDRTEDNNILSLTQETLSQLLGVRRTTVTQVIATLRALGAVRSVRRGLVEIDRARLEEATCECYDIICCATDRIVPHEAMGSHPHFASAEKLHGV; this is encoded by the coding sequence ATGGGTCGTTCGGCGAGCGCCGGTAATCGTCTTCTCACCGCGTTGCCGCCGGCAGACCTCGCGTTGCTCGCCCCTCATCTCCAGAAGGTGTCGCTCGAACAGGACGCTGTGGTGATACGAGCGGGAGATCGACGCCACCATGTTTACTTTCCCCATAGCGGGGCCATCTCCTTCATGCTCGGCCTTCCGAGCGGAGAAATGATCGCAACTGCGGTAATCGGGCGCGAGGGAGCGATCGGCGCATTATCGGTGCTGGGACCCTCTTTCTTGTCGTCCGTGACCGCGGTCGTGCGGGTGGCCGGCATCGCATCGCAAATCTCCGTGTCGCGGTTTCATGCAGCCTACATGGAGAGCGGCGCCATCAGACATGTGGTCGAGGCGCACACGAGGTCGATACTCATGCAGTTCCAGCACGTCTCAGCCTGCAACGGACTGCACTCGGTCGAGGCCCGCATGGCCCGGTGGCTGCTTCACCTGCACGATCGAACCGAGGACAACAACATCCTATCATTAACGCAGGAGACGCTTTCGCAGTTGCTCGGGGTGCGACGAACGACTGTGACGCAGGTGATTGCCACACTCCGCGCCTTAGGTGCCGTCAGATCCGTTCGGCGGGGCTTGGTCGAAATCGACAGGGCGCGGCTCGAGGAAGCTACCTGTGAATGCTACGACATCATATGCTGTGCAACCGATCGGATCGTCCCGCATGAAGCCATGGGGTCGCACCCGCATTTTGCGTCGGCCGAAAAACTCCACGGTGTGTGA
- a CDS encoding SDR family oxidoreductase → MAFELFNLAGKRALVTGSSQGIGFAIARGLAEHGASVVLNGREPNKLEAAAASLTAAGHNVAVAAFDVTVAEDVREGVATVERTAGAIDILVNNAGMQFRSPLEDFPAEKWEQLLRTNVSSAFYVGQAVARHMIPRGKGKIINIASVQSELARPGIAPYTATKGAIRNLTRGMCADWAKHGLQINAIAPGYFKTPLNQALVDDPAFSAWLEKRTPASRWGNVDELIGAAVFLSGGASSFVNGHTLYVDGGITTCL, encoded by the coding sequence GTGGCATTTGAACTGTTCAACCTGGCCGGCAAACGCGCGCTCGTCACAGGATCTTCCCAGGGAATCGGGTTCGCGATTGCGCGAGGCCTCGCCGAGCATGGCGCCTCTGTCGTCCTCAATGGACGCGAGCCCAACAAGCTTGAGGCTGCCGCCGCGAGCCTGACCGCCGCCGGGCACAATGTTGCGGTGGCGGCATTCGACGTGACGGTCGCCGAGGACGTTCGCGAAGGCGTTGCCACGGTCGAACGGACGGCCGGGGCGATCGATATTCTCGTCAACAACGCCGGGATGCAGTTCCGCAGCCCCCTGGAGGATTTTCCCGCCGAGAAGTGGGAGCAATTGCTGAGGACCAATGTTTCGAGCGCCTTCTACGTCGGCCAGGCCGTCGCGCGCCACATGATCCCGCGCGGCAAGGGCAAGATCATCAACATCGCCTCCGTTCAGAGCGAACTGGCTCGTCCCGGCATTGCGCCCTACACCGCGACCAAGGGAGCGATCAGGAATTTGACCCGCGGCATGTGCGCCGATTGGGCGAAGCACGGCCTGCAGATCAACGCGATCGCACCGGGCTACTTCAAGACTCCCCTGAACCAGGCGCTGGTGGACGATCCCGCCTTTTCGGCCTGGCTCGAAAAGCGGACACCGGCGTCCCGATGGGGCAACGTCGACGAACTGATTGGCGCCGCCGTCTTCCTGTCGGGCGGCGCCTCATCCTTCGTCAACGGGCATACGCTTTACGTCGACGGCGGCATCACGACCTGCCTGTAA
- a CDS encoding LysR family transcriptional regulator gives MSLNLHLLRLFTTVVRTGSFSRAADALHISQPAISKGVRDFELQVGCRLLDRTPKGVRPTREGKALVRHAEALFAAERAAEDELLSLRNLDSGSLRIGASTTIATYMISDYLGTFHRKYPGIDLHLIIANTRDIADLMLAHDIEIALVEGPVEDDELESHAWRTDVMSLIVDARHRFAAAERGIDGAALCDEVLIVREPGSGSREVVAQALAAGGIEPRRTLEIGSTEAIKQAVAAGLGVAIVSSATISDQVTLGRLKVVPMRDLQIERTLWQLKVPGRIEIPAATAFERMIWQDKRVAEVA, from the coding sequence ATGTCCTTGAACCTGCATTTGCTGCGCCTGTTCACGACGGTGGTGAGAACCGGGAGTTTCTCGCGCGCGGCCGACGCCCTCCATATCAGCCAGCCCGCAATCTCGAAGGGGGTGCGGGATTTCGAGCTTCAGGTCGGCTGCCGCCTGCTCGACCGGACGCCGAAGGGCGTGCGGCCGACGCGGGAAGGAAAGGCGCTGGTGCGGCATGCGGAGGCGCTGTTTGCGGCCGAGCGCGCAGCGGAGGACGAATTATTGTCGCTACGCAATCTCGACAGCGGATCGCTGCGCATCGGCGCATCCACCACGATCGCCACCTACATGATATCGGACTATCTCGGAACGTTTCACCGAAAATATCCCGGGATCGACCTGCATCTCATTATCGCGAATACCAGGGACATCGCCGATCTCATGCTGGCGCATGATATCGAAATCGCGCTGGTCGAAGGTCCGGTCGAAGATGACGAACTCGAAAGCCACGCCTGGCGCACCGACGTGATGAGCCTGATCGTCGATGCGCGGCACCGCTTCGCGGCGGCCGAGCGCGGGATCGACGGCGCGGCGCTTTGCGATGAAGTCCTGATCGTGCGCGAGCCCGGCTCCGGATCGCGCGAGGTGGTGGCGCAGGCGCTCGCTGCCGGGGGCATCGAACCGAGGCGCACACTGGAGATCGGCAGCACCGAGGCGATCAAGCAGGCGGTAGCCGCGGGCCTCGGCGTCGCCATCGTCTCCAGCGCCACGATTTCCGATCAGGTTACGCTTGGCCGGCTCAAGGTCGTGCCGATGCGTGACCTGCAGATCGAGCGCACGCTGTGGCAATTGAAGGTGCCCGGGCGAATAGAAATTCCTGCGGCGACCGCGTTCGAGCGGATGATCTGGCAGGACAAGCGCGTTGCGGAAGTGGCTTAG
- a CDS encoding YeiH family protein: MPQDEEFSAPGNGPANSVSRLAALIPGVLLCIVIAGVSAALEAAERRLFAHPYVEALVLAILLGMAVRSFWNPSEHWQAGIAFSAKQLLEVAVMLLGASISFAAIAASGVALLGAIAATVVVTLGLSFAVGRMLGLPTRLSILIACGNSICGNSAIAAVAPVIGADGDDIASSISFTAILGVMMVLGLPLLIPLLQLSATQYGILAGLTVYAVPQVLAATVPAGLVSTQIGTLVKLMRVLMLGPIVVGLALLAPRLRGGVQGKTTVGFFRLVPWFILGFLALSVLRSLDIGPVTVVGPLTAITGFLTVVSMAALGFGVDVRVLATVGGRVTAAVTLSLMLLLAISIGLIHLFN, from the coding sequence GTGCCGCAGGACGAGGAATTTTCCGCCCCAGGAAATGGGCCGGCCAACAGTGTCAGCCGCCTTGCAGCGCTCATTCCCGGCGTTCTCCTTTGCATCGTCATAGCCGGCGTCTCGGCAGCGCTCGAAGCCGCGGAACGGCGCTTGTTCGCGCACCCCTATGTGGAGGCGCTGGTATTGGCGATCCTGCTCGGCATGGCCGTGCGCAGCTTCTGGAATCCGTCCGAGCACTGGCAGGCCGGCATCGCCTTCAGCGCCAAGCAGCTGCTCGAGGTGGCCGTGATGCTGCTCGGCGCGTCCATCAGCTTTGCCGCGATCGCAGCGTCGGGCGTTGCGTTGCTCGGCGCGATTGCCGCGACCGTCGTCGTGACCCTGGGCCTCAGCTTCGCCGTCGGCCGCATGCTCGGCCTGCCGACGCGGCTCTCGATCCTGATCGCCTGTGGCAACTCCATCTGTGGCAATTCGGCGATTGCAGCGGTCGCGCCGGTCATCGGAGCCGATGGCGACGATATCGCATCCTCGATCTCCTTCACGGCGATACTCGGCGTGATGATGGTATTGGGACTGCCACTGCTCATTCCGCTTTTGCAATTGTCCGCGACGCAATACGGAATTCTTGCCGGCCTCACGGTCTATGCCGTCCCGCAAGTGCTTGCCGCAACTGTACCTGCCGGGCTCGTGAGCACGCAGATCGGCACGCTGGTGAAGTTGATGCGCGTGCTGATGCTTGGGCCGATCGTGGTAGGGCTTGCGTTGCTCGCTCCGCGTCTGCGTGGCGGCGTGCAGGGCAAGACAACGGTCGGCTTCTTCCGGCTGGTGCCCTGGTTCATCCTTGGCTTTCTCGCGCTTTCCGTTCTGCGCTCGCTCGATATCGGACCCGTGACGGTGGTCGGCCCGTTGACTGCGATCACCGGCTTTCTCACGGTCGTGTCGATGGCGGCACTCGGCTTCGGCGTTGACGTTCGCGTTCTCGCTACCGTCGGCGGCAGGGTGACGGCAGCCGTGACGCTGTCGCTGATGCTCCTGCTTGCGATCAGCATCGGCCTGATTCATCTGTTCAACTAA
- a CDS encoding nitroreductase family protein, whose amino-acid sequence MSNSRTPLVDRFGSDAADVEFDGDAASLLGQLAARGSVRKFRSDPIPYLTLRRLCALALCAPTKSDLQQRDIIIIDAPSLKSEIGALLADGPLGQKWLANVPNLLIFCGNNRRQRRIHRLRDRPFANDHLDAFFNAAVDAAIALSAFVIAAEAEGLGVCPVSAVRIHSDALSRLLKLPDHVFPVAGLAAGYPAEPPQLSMRLPLSVTVHHNTFLEDGLDDAIEAYDRRREAAQPYAAQRYVREFGAAETYGWSEDKARQYAHPERADFGAYVRRIGFRLD is encoded by the coding sequence ATGTCCAATTCGAGAACCCCGCTTGTCGATCGCTTCGGTTCCGACGCTGCGGATGTGGAATTCGACGGCGACGCCGCATCCCTCCTCGGTCAGTTGGCGGCTCGCGGCTCGGTACGAAAATTCCGGTCCGATCCCATTCCGTACCTGACGTTGCGGCGGCTATGTGCGCTAGCGCTATGCGCTCCGACCAAAAGCGATCTCCAGCAGCGCGACATCATCATCATCGACGCGCCGTCCCTGAAATCCGAGATCGGAGCGCTGCTGGCAGATGGACCGCTGGGCCAGAAATGGCTTGCAAACGTCCCTAACCTTCTCATCTTCTGCGGCAACAATCGAAGGCAGCGTCGAATCCACCGATTGCGCGACAGGCCTTTCGCCAACGATCATCTCGATGCCTTCTTCAATGCCGCGGTCGATGCGGCGATAGCCTTGTCCGCGTTCGTGATCGCGGCGGAGGCGGAAGGCTTAGGCGTCTGTCCGGTCAGCGCGGTCCGCATTCACTCGGACGCGCTGTCGCGGCTCCTGAAACTTCCCGACCATGTTTTCCCGGTAGCCGGCCTCGCCGCAGGATACCCCGCAGAGCCGCCGCAGCTCAGCATGCGGCTTCCACTGTCGGTGACCGTGCATCACAACACATTTCTGGAAGACGGGCTCGATGATGCCATCGAGGCATATGATCGGCGCCGCGAGGCAGCCCAGCCTTATGCGGCTCAACGCTATGTCAGGGAATTCGGCGCAGCCGAAACCTATGGCTGGTCGGAGGATAAGGCGCGGCAATACGCCCACCCCGAGCGCGCGGACTTCGGCGCCTATGTGAGGCGCATCGGCTTCAGGCTGGACTGA
- a CDS encoding acyl-CoA dehydrogenase family protein, producing MDMKLSPEQMKLRSAARELAETEFAPKAAEIDRTEAYPFDNVAALKAAGFMGYTIPTAYGGRGGSYFEAALIIEEMARVCGATGRITVEANMGAISAVMQYGTEKQKRLGADPFFRATNPRSASPNRKPDRRRPR from the coding sequence ATGGATATGAAACTGTCGCCCGAGCAAATGAAGCTCCGCAGCGCTGCACGTGAATTGGCCGAAACCGAATTCGCGCCGAAGGCGGCGGAGATCGATCGGACCGAAGCCTACCCTTTCGACAACGTGGCTGCGCTGAAAGCCGCGGGCTTCATGGGCTATACGATTCCGACAGCCTACGGCGGTCGCGGAGGAAGTTACTTCGAGGCCGCCCTGATCATCGAGGAAATGGCGCGGGTCTGCGGGGCGACGGGGCGCATTACGGTCGAGGCCAACATGGGCGCCATCTCCGCGGTCATGCAGTATGGCACCGAAAAGCAGAAGCGGCTGGGAGCGGACCCGTTCTTTCGGGCGACAAACCCGCGATCTGCATCACCGAACCGGAAGCCGGATCGGCGGCGACCGAGATGA
- a CDS encoding acyl-CoA dehydrogenase family protein: MTTRADKHGKTYVIRGKKHWITGGGVSKLHLIFARVFDERGEEQGIGGFLALRGTPGLIIGKREPAMGLRGIPETEIIFEDLEIPEDMLVLPPRGLRRGFADLIDAYNSQRVGAGTVALGLAQGAFEKAMTFMKERKQFGRPIAEFQGLQWMLADMAVALNAARLSLHQAALSADPFPDPLLAAQAKIIASETANTVTNQALQLFGARGCSRDYPLERMVRDARMFTIAGGTAQVLRTLVASRILETKLPQTRNGYLEACEAPSLAAK; this comes from the coding sequence ATGACGACGCGCGCAGACAAGCACGGCAAGACATATGTCATCCGAGGCAAGAAGCACTGGATCACGGGCGGCGGGGTCTCAAAACTCCATCTGATCTTCGCCCGGGTATTCGACGAGCGAGGTGAAGAGCAGGGGATCGGCGGCTTCCTCGCACTCAGGGGGACGCCCGGTCTGATCATCGGAAAACGCGAACCCGCCATGGGCCTGCGCGGCATTCCCGAAACGGAGATCATCTTCGAAGATCTGGAAATCCCTGAGGATATGCTGGTGCTGCCGCCGCGCGGGCTTCGGCGCGGCTTTGCCGACCTGATCGACGCCTATAACAGCCAGCGGGTCGGCGCCGGAACGGTCGCGCTCGGGCTCGCGCAGGGTGCATTTGAGAAGGCCATGACCTTTATGAAGGAGCGCAAGCAGTTCGGACGCCCGATCGCCGAATTTCAGGGCCTGCAGTGGATGCTGGCCGACATGGCGGTGGCGCTCAATGCGGCGAGGCTGTCGCTTCATCAGGCAGCGCTTAGCGCCGATCCTTTTCCGGACCCTCTTCTCGCGGCGCAGGCGAAGATCATCGCTTCCGAGACGGCCAACACGGTCACGAACCAGGCGCTCCAACTGTTCGGCGCCAGGGGCTGCTCACGGGATTATCCGCTCGAACGCATGGTTCGGGATGCCCGCATGTTCACCATTGCCGGCGGCACGGCGCAGGTGCTGAGGACATTGGTGGCGTCGAGGATTCTAGAGACAAAACTCCCGCAGACCCGCAATGGATATTTGGAAGCGTGTGAAGCTCCATCCCTCGCGGCAAAGTAG
- the hemN gene encoding oxygen-independent coproporphyrinogen III oxidase, with translation MRSDLAKSYGQDRLPRYTSYPTAPHFSPAIGEKDYRRWLKSMPVREPASIYLHVPFCRSMCWYCGCHTSVTKRDDPIATYAAGLRSEAQLVADAIGRRMPISHVHFGGGTPTIMSPETFVDLVGALRYSFFVLPDAEIAVEIDPRTLTEPMTEALGYCGVNRASLGVQSFDPAVQRAINRLQSFEQTADSVERLRRMGVGRINFDLLYGLPLQTVDSCLDTVAKCVELRPDRFSVFGYAHVPSFKKHQRKIAEASLPDSIERHLQSETIAEALQDAAYVRIGLDHFALPGDSLAVARQHGRLRRNFQGYTDDSADTLIGLGASAIGRMPQGFVQNAVPTRDYLARVAENRLATAKGYTFTDEDRFRADIIERIMCDFAVDLPRVSRLHGRDLRSAIVDRPRIESLIADGAVTITDNRLSISDGAEFLVRSVASAFDAHLAHSAATHSRAV, from the coding sequence ATGCGATCGGACTTGGCCAAATCCTACGGGCAGGACCGGCTGCCGCGCTACACCAGCTATCCGACGGCCCCGCATTTTTCGCCGGCGATTGGCGAGAAGGATTATCGGCGCTGGCTGAAGTCGATGCCGGTCCGAGAGCCGGCCTCGATCTATCTGCATGTGCCGTTCTGCCGATCCATGTGCTGGTACTGCGGATGCCATACCTCGGTCACGAAACGCGACGATCCGATCGCGACCTATGCAGCAGGCCTGCGTAGCGAAGCGCAGCTTGTTGCCGATGCGATCGGCCGGAGGATGCCGATCTCTCATGTTCACTTCGGCGGCGGTACGCCAACGATCATGTCGCCCGAGACGTTCGTGGACCTCGTCGGCGCGCTACGCTATTCGTTCTTTGTCCTCCCTGATGCCGAAATCGCCGTCGAGATCGACCCGCGCACGCTGACGGAGCCGATGACCGAGGCGCTCGGCTACTGCGGCGTCAACCGCGCGAGTTTGGGCGTCCAGAGCTTCGACCCCGCCGTGCAGCGCGCCATCAACCGGCTGCAGAGCTTCGAGCAGACCGCAGATTCCGTCGAGCGTCTGCGCCGGATGGGCGTCGGCCGGATCAATTTCGACCTGCTCTACGGGCTCCCGCTGCAAACGGTGGACTCGTGTCTCGACACCGTAGCCAAATGCGTCGAGCTCCGGCCGGACCGCTTTTCGGTGTTCGGCTACGCCCATGTTCCGTCGTTCAAGAAGCATCAGCGCAAGATCGCCGAAGCCTCCTTGCCCGACAGCATCGAGCGGCACCTGCAGTCCGAAACCATCGCTGAAGCCCTGCAGGATGCCGCCTACGTCCGCATCGGCCTCGATCATTTCGCCCTTCCGGGCGACAGTCTGGCCGTCGCAAGACAGCACGGCAGGCTGAGGCGCAACTTCCAGGGCTACACCGACGATTCCGCCGACACGCTGATCGGTCTCGGCGCCAGCGCCATCGGCCGGATGCCTCAAGGTTTCGTGCAGAACGCCGTTCCGACCCGCGACTATCTCGCGCGCGTCGCCGAGAACCGGCTCGCCACCGCCAAGGGATATACGTTCACCGACGAGGACCGCTTCCGCGCCGACATCATCGAGCGGATCATGTGCGATTTTGCCGTCGATCTGCCCCGGGTATCCCGGCTGCACGGCCGCGACCTTCGATCCGCGATCGTCGATCGGCCGCGGATCGAGAGCCTCATTGCCGACGGCGCCGTGACGATCACCGACAACCGGCTTTCGATCAGCGACGGCGCGGAATTCCTGGTGCGGAGCGTAGCATCAGCGTTCGACGCCCACCTTGCGCATTCCGCCGCAACGCACAGCCGCGCGGTGTGA
- a CDS encoding SUMF1/EgtB/PvdO family nonheme iron enzyme encodes MLILMKIKTAMLAGALAAPMLATAFAPTPPHDQDGALRLTPTSFSYRAAGDFSRNGRPVEGPLRALRLPTDLIVTKRQVTVAEYMRCVGEAACPSIALPAGAHDVPVVGVSWHDASAYAAWVSRKTGVTHRLPTDEEWTFAAAEKARDEAMPLVDPSDPAQAWIARYEAESARSRPAATAAQPGGTFGTNSNGLDDLAGNIWEWTDSCFVRVSLDGGRERITNTNCGVRVVEGAHRSYMTDFIRDPRSGGCAAGVPPANLGFRLVAEPSRPVAATLVRSVAKLLRRT; translated from the coding sequence GTGCTCATCCTGATGAAAATAAAGACGGCGATGCTCGCAGGCGCGCTGGCCGCGCCTATGCTGGCAACCGCGTTCGCGCCGACACCACCCCATGACCAGGACGGAGCGCTGCGCCTGACGCCGACTTCCTTCAGCTACCGGGCTGCCGGCGATTTCTCGCGAAACGGCCGTCCGGTTGAAGGACCGCTGCGCGCGCTTCGCCTTCCCACGGACCTCATCGTCACGAAGCGGCAGGTCACTGTCGCCGAGTACATGCGCTGTGTCGGGGAAGCGGCCTGCCCGAGTATCGCCCTTCCCGCCGGCGCGCACGACGTACCCGTCGTCGGTGTGAGTTGGCACGATGCCTCGGCCTACGCCGCGTGGGTGTCGCGCAAAACCGGTGTCACCCATCGGCTGCCGACCGACGAGGAGTGGACATTCGCAGCCGCCGAGAAGGCGCGCGACGAAGCGATGCCGCTCGTCGACCCCTCCGATCCGGCTCAGGCCTGGATCGCCCGCTACGAAGCTGAATCCGCCCGCTCCCGGCCGGCCGCAACGGCCGCTCAGCCGGGAGGCACGTTCGGCACCAACAGCAACGGGCTGGACGACCTGGCCGGCAATATCTGGGAGTGGACGGATAGCTGCTTCGTTCGCGTTTCGCTCGACGGCGGACGCGAGCGGATCACCAACACGAATTGCGGCGTCCGCGTCGTGGAAGGAGCCCATCGTTCCTACATGACCGACTTCATCCGCGATCCCAGGTCCGGCGGCTGCGCTGCGGGCGTCCCGCCGGCCAATCTCGGCTTCAGGCTCGTCGCCGAACCTTCCCGGCCGGTCGCCGCAACGCTCGTCCGGAGCGTCGCGAAGCTGCTGCGGCGAACATAG
- the nirK gene encoding copper-containing nitrite reductase: MLTRRTALMGTAIAALMMAAPVTVKAADDLKLPRQKIELVAPPFVHAHEQATKAGPKIVEFKLTIREKEVVIDDAGTKFHAMTFDGSMPGPMMVVHEGDYMELTLVNPATNAMPHNIDLHSATGALGGGALTKVNPGEQATLRWKATRPGVFVYHCAPEGMIPWHVVSGMHGTVMVLPRDGLKDAEGKALRYDKIFYIGENDLYVPKDENGKYKTYETIGESYADTTEVMRKLIPTHVVFNGRVGSLTGKNAMTSKVGETVMLVHSQANRDTRPHLIGGHGDYVWEAGKFNNPPQKDLETWFVRGGSAGAALYTFREPGIYAYVNHNLIEAVELGASAHIKVEGKWNEDLMKQVSPPGPIPPDKVGAAEPVAVTR; the protein is encoded by the coding sequence ATGCTGACGAGAAGGACTGCTTTAATGGGCACCGCAATCGCGGCCCTGATGATGGCCGCGCCGGTCACGGTGAAAGCGGCGGACGACCTCAAGCTGCCGCGCCAGAAAATCGAACTGGTTGCCCCGCCCTTCGTGCACGCCCACGAACAGGCGACCAAGGCGGGACCGAAGATCGTCGAATTCAAGCTGACGATCCGGGAGAAGGAAGTCGTCATCGACGATGCCGGCACGAAATTCCATGCGATGACGTTCGACGGATCGATGCCGGGCCCGATGATGGTGGTCCACGAGGGCGACTACATGGAGCTCACGCTGGTCAACCCCGCGACCAATGCGATGCCGCACAACATCGATCTGCATTCGGCGACGGGGGCTCTCGGCGGAGGCGCGCTGACCAAGGTCAATCCCGGCGAGCAGGCGACCTTGCGCTGGAAGGCGACGCGCCCCGGCGTCTTCGTCTATCACTGCGCCCCGGAAGGCATGATCCCCTGGCACGTCGTCTCCGGCATGCACGGCACGGTGATGGTATTGCCGCGTGATGGCCTGAAGGACGCCGAGGGCAAGGCGCTGCGCTACGACAAGATCTTCTATATCGGCGAGAACGACCTCTATGTGCCGAAGGACGAGAACGGCAAGTACAAGACCTACGAGACGATCGGTGAGTCCTATGCCGACACGACCGAGGTCATGCGCAAGCTGATCCCGACGCATGTGGTGTTCAACGGCCGGGTCGGATCGCTCACCGGCAAAAACGCCATGACCTCGAAGGTCGGCGAGACCGTCATGCTCGTGCATTCGCAGGCCAACCGCGACACCCGGCCCCATTTGATCGGCGGGCATGGCGACTACGTCTGGGAGGCCGGCAAGTTCAACAATCCGCCGCAGAAGGATCTCGAGACCTGGTTCGTTCGCGGCGGCTCGGCCGGCGCGGCCCTCTACACTTTCCGCGAACCGGGCATCTACGCCTACGTCAACCACAACCTGATCGAGGCGGTCGAACTCGGCGCCAGCGCCCATATCAAGGTGGAGGGCAAGTGGAACGAGGACCTCATGAAGCAGGTGTCCCCTCCCGGCCCGATCCCGCCTGACAAGGTCGGCGCCGCCGAACCGGTGGCCGTTACCCGCTAG